The Centroberyx gerrardi isolate f3 chromosome 8, fCenGer3.hap1.cur.20231027, whole genome shotgun sequence genomic sequence GAACATGCAGACTGTTTTATTTAACATTCAAGTGCAAGCATGAGCATGAGTCGCATGTGGGCCGGGAGCCTGGGATCGAATCCcaccagagagcagcagcaaggTGAGTCAAGATACAAGAGGAGTGGTGGAAAAAATCAGAAGAAAATACTGATATCCTACACTGTTTAATACttaaaaccttcaaaataaaagcgtcaACCAAAATGACATTCCAAATCACAAAATGCATCAATCAAAATGACAATTCAAATAAATTGATAacacaaattgaaaaaaaaaaaaaaaaaaagcacaaaccaaaaacacaattcCAATAAAACTTCAAATAATAAAAGGGGaacaatgcaaaaataaaaaccacgctaaaaacaaaatcaagaaatataagaaaacaaaaatcttaACGGTGgtcaataaaactgaaatatctTTGAACATATCTGCCATTATTACCACGCatctaaaacattttcataaataaaGGCTCACATACCTTTATATTCAATGTTCAGTTAAACAaataattattatcatcatcctggtttcagtggagagttttaatgtcacatgatgatctaaatgtttcagaggcttttccactctgacaagaagaattctggaggaaacactgaatatttacattttggtgatttgttttttaacatgaaaatgGTTAAAGAACAAagtggcacaaaatatcagcttttgTTTGGCAGAGAATaaacctatgtgtgtgtgtgtgtgtgtgtgtgtgtgtgtgtgtgtgtgtgtgtgtgtgtgtatgtgcagctTCATTTGAGACACCAAGTCACCAGGTATTAAACATTACTAACAAGGATTTCTAAACCTTCATGTACCGATGAAGCAGAAATGACTGAGAGGCAGTGAGGTGTTGTTCAGttggtgagatgagatgaaacttttcTCTTGATCCCTGAAGAGAAAAATGGTCATTAAAGCTGCAAAGAATAGAGACTTTTATCACCAATCTGCTGCCAACCAGGTGAGGCTCCATATTGCTGCAGTTTCAGGCTTTGCCATTACAGGTGCTAGAGAGCAGAGCGTACTACCACTACACAAGGAGGTTCTACTGTATGTTCCACTACAGCGTTACACACTCCATTTATTCTTCTTCGGATGTTCCTTGTTTCGTCCGTTTGAAATGTTCATGATTCGACGCAGGAAGATGCCAAACTCAGCTAACCCCTTCTCCAGCCATTCACACTGcaacaaggaaaaaaaagtttcctcGAACTGTACAGTCATGCCTAAcatcacacgcacgcacgcacgcacacacacactttctcactctcttacGTTCACCCCACTGTTTCACTTCCTCCTATATTCTAGCAGATTCCACAGTCACGGTAGCAAAAGACTTTCTTGGACATTACGAAAACCAGGGATCCTCAAAATGCCCAAACTGTTTAAAACCCTGCACTCATAATGTcatactgtgaaaaaaaaaaaattaattaaaggGGTTCAATAACTAGACTGTACAACGACCTGCATGAGAAACTGAGGTTAAATGCATCTATTTAAATCGCTGATGAAGACTCATTTCTATAGACTTGCTTTGATGTAATGATATCTCTTAAtctgtcttttattctttttattaattCCCATCCTATTTATCTCTTGTGATcacaggttttatttattttgattccaTATGAAGCACATTGTCAACTCTCTTTTTAGATCAGTTTtatatgaataaagtttattattattataaatgacTGACGTGTATATTTTGCGGACAGTCcgatcctcctcctcatgtctCTTCTTCCATGTGTTGCTCCCTGTGCTCCAGGTTTCGTCCGGAGCGACTGGACAAGCCACTACTCCATCCTGTTCCGGATGCTGATGCAGGTGATCATGTGGATGTTCTTCGTGCCGTGTGAGATGGGGGCTCAGACGGTCGTCTACTGTGCCGTGTCAGACGAGGCGGCCGAGCACAGCGGGGGCTACTTCGTCGACTGCCGGCCCGCCGCTCTGCGTCCTTTTGCCAGAGACGCTGGTGTGGCAAAGAAACTGTGGGAGGCCAGTGAGAGACTGGTGAGACTGGTCTGATGCTGGGAGCTCAATCTGACACGTTGGAAGATGAAAGACTTTGTTgttcattttgtgttaaaatgttttaggatATGTATTTATCTTTCTACTCatatcttgtttttatgtgtttattttttttccttgaacATGTTTTGTGCATCATGAAGGTGTAAAGATTCAGCGTCGTAttcttttcttaattttttaGAGTTTTGGGTTTGAATTTCTTTTGAGGAGAAATCTTTTATTAAGTGTCTAGGGTTTTTGTTTAAGCTCACCTACCAAacctggattttttttctctttctgtggtttatcatttttatatgCACAAATAAAGTTcatgttcattttcactgtctttGGAGAATACATTGATATTTAATGAAGTTGTGCTTTAACTGTTTGAAATACACAAGTtgtaaaacatgaatgaatagATGACTTTTTCCTGTTAAAATATTCCAAGAAATGTATGACAGTTATGTGTTTGGCCTAGGTATTCCTATGGTGCAGAGATTGTTTGCATTGTCAAAAAATGAAATCCTATTTGTACcttttaattttctgtttttgtcttcaaaGAAAGGGGCAAACTGTtaatatacataaaaaaaagtaaatggaTAGAACTTAGAGTAAAATGTTAATctctgtaaggaaacagaaacagCACCATCTGCTGGTCACTAAATCAGATGGCAACATTTCCCTTTAATAGTTAACTCATGACAGAGGCAGGTGAAATTGAAAGTAGATTTTGACATTGCTGAACAGAGCGGAGACGCCATTACAGGGTGTGAGATCTCTACTGATAAACACACGTTTGGAGGATTGTAAGCAGCAAGTTGAAGTAAATGTGATTTGGTGAGTCTTGCTATTGAAAGATATTTTGGATACCAAAGCAAATGGCTGAGAAAACTGCTCTTTTTGAAAGTTTCCTGAGTTGCCATGTGTGTTCAGAGACTTTCAGAGATCCTGTGTCTCTGAGCTGCAACCACAGCTTCTGTTCCAGCTGCCTGAAACAATTCTGGGaacaagctaaaaacaaaaactgtcctGTTTGTAAGAGAAAATCCTCGAAGGATTATCCAGGAGTGAACTTTACACTGAAGGAACTAGCTGACTCCTTTACTGGGAGAAAGAAAGCTCAGTTTTCTGAGACAgataaaggagaggaaaaagtggAGGTGGTGTGTAGTAAACATCCAGACAAGCCTAAATGGTTCTGTaaggaggaacagagagctgtgtgtcctgtctgtgaGTTCCCTCTCCACCACGGTCACAAGGTGGTTCCTATAGAAGAAGCAGTCAGTGACCTGAAGGAGCAGCTGAAATCTGACTTAAAGTCTCTACAGGACAAGAGGAACAAATACAAAGAGGTTGAGAAGACATACAACGAAGTGGTTCAACACTCCAAGAAACAGCTGTTggccacagagaggcagatcagAGCAGAGTTCGACAAGCTCCACCAGTtcctgaaagaggaagaggaggccagacTGGAGgctctgagggaggaagaggagcagaaggggAAGACTATCACCAGAGAGATGAAGATCATTCAGGAGaagatctcctctctctcagacagtaTCTCTGCTGTGAAAGAAGACCTGCAGAAACACAATGTGCCATTCCTCACCAGTTATAAACCCACTCAGACCAGCGCCAGAGCCCAGTGCTCACTGTCAGATCCACAACTGGTCTCAGGAGCGCTGATAGATgtggccaaacacctgggcaacctgtCCTTCAGAGTCTGGGAGAAGATGAAGGGGAAGGTCAAGTTCAGTCCTGTcattctggacccaaacactgcaaacccctg encodes the following:
- the LOC139919968 gene encoding nuclear factor 7, ovary-like yields the protein MAEKTALFESFLSCHVCSETFRDPVSLSCNHSFCSSCLKQFWEQAKNKNCPVCKRKSSKDYPGVNFTLKELADSFTGRKKAQFSETDKGEEKVEVVCSKHPDKPKWFCKEEQRAVCPVCEFPLHHGHKVVPIEEAVSDLKEQLKSDLKSLQDKRNKYKEVEKTYNEVVQHSKKQLLATERQIRAEFDKLHQFLKEEEEARLEALREEEEQKGKTITREMKIIQEKISSLSDSISAVKEDLQKHNVPFLTSYKPTQTSARAQCSLSDPQLVSGALIDVAKHLGNLSFRVWEKMKGKVKFSPVILDPNTANPWLSLSDDLTSVRCGDTKQLPDNPERHTYYNNVLGSEGFSSGKHSWEVEVGDHPEWNVGLVKESVDRKGKVYVSPEYGIWCLLHRSGKYTNGLDKTVTVKKSLQRIRVQLDYDRGELSFYDSEDKAHIYTYRDTFTEKLYPYFSVGKAGDAETIDIKVCQAEASL